DNA from Armatimonadota bacterium:
GCCGGTCCGGGGCGCGCCAGTGGACTGCGCGCCGTTTTCCAGTGTCAGCGGCAGCACGGCGTCACCTTTGTAGTCCTGGAAAAGCTTTTGAACGTAGTACGACGGCGTCCCGTAGGCGCGGGAGCTGTCGAAGTTGATGAGGTCCGGGTTCCACTTCTTGTAGTTCACATTGGCGAACAGAGGAGCGTAAGAGGCCATTTCCACGATGTCCGAGTTGCGTTCCATGCCGGTCATGAACGCCGCTTCCCCCAAGGCTCCCGCAAGGCTGCCCTGGCCGTTTCCCTCGGTCACGGCGTACTCGCCCACATAGATCTTCGGGCCTTTGCGATCGTAAGTATCATACTTGTTCGCGTTGGCGATGAAGAACCCCGGGGCGCTGTAATAGTGCTCATCCACAATCTGCACAGGCCTGCTGGTTGGCAGTCCACCCCAGAGGTCGGCAATCAGGCGCACCTGCGGATATTTCGCCGTTATGGCGTCGTAGAACAGGGCATAACGCTCGTTGTACGAAGGACCGCCGTTCTCGTTTCCGATCTCCATGTACTTGAGGTTGAACGGGGCGGGGTGACCGGCAGCGGCGCGCCTTGCGCCCCAAGTGGAAGTCGCCGGCCCGTTGGCGTACTCGATGGCGTCGAGCGCATCCTGGACATATTCGCCCATCTGTTCCATCGGAACCACCCCGTGGTGGCTCATCCCTACGTTGATGACGAAGAGCGCGGAAGCGCCCAAGTCCTCGCACAACTGGAGGTATTCGTGGAATCCCAACCCGTTTCCGGACTGGTATTGCCACAGGTTATACTGGGTGCGCCGGTCGGCGACATCGCCGATCGTCTGCTTCCATCGCTGCGAGGTGGCCATCGTGTCGCCTTCGACCCAGCACCCACCGGGGAAGCGCATGAATGACGGCTTGAGATCGGCCAGTTTGCCCGCAAGGTCCGGCCGCATGCCGTTGGCCCTCTGCTTGAACGTATCCTTCGGGAAGAGCGACACATTATCCAGCAGGACCGTCCCAGTGCTGTTCACACTTAACACGAGGCGGGCTTTGGGGCTTGCGGCGGAGGCGGCGAGCGTCGTTCCGTAGCGCGCCCACCCCCCGCCGGCCGGCTGGATTTGCCCGGTTGCCAGGACAGCGCCATCCGGCGCCTCGAGGCGGGCCGTGATCGTGCCGGTGAAATCAGCTTGCGCTTTCGCGGCCAACGAGAGGCTGTAACTCGCGCCGGCGCGGACATCCATGCCCCAGTATCCCTCGTTGATGATGCCGAAACTGCCGGACGACAGCGAATCCACCTTGATTTGCAGCGCATGCTTGTTGAACGTCGTGGCCTCCGGCCTGCTTACCACGGTGGCGGTTCCAACGGCGTCGCCGGTCTTGACGACAGACCAGGGCTCGATGGTATCAGATTCTTCAAACGATCCGTTGCTGACGAGTTCGGCGTACAGGCCGCCGTCCCCGGCGTGGTTGATCTCCTCGAAGAAGATGCCCCACAGGCTTGGGCTTACCTGATGCCCGGGCTTGTCGACGTTCACGGTAAGCGAGGCGGTCGGGCCCGTTGAGGCTGGCCGAGGCGCGGCTGTTGCTGAAAAGGTTGCGCCAAGGAGACCGGCGCCAACCAGCGAACTCAATGCGTGCAAGAAGTTCAAGGCTTTCTCCCCGAAAGGCGAGCGAAAACACTCGCAGGTCACACACGATAGATAGATTGCGGCCGGGCCTCCGCGCCGCCCTTTACCGCCATTATACATTGCGCCATGGACTAATGTTGAATAGTATTCGTCATCCGCGATTCGCTCGCGCACGCCGACGCTTGTTCGCCACTTGCCGGCAGGCTCCCGCCGCGGTATCATGGAGGCGATGCCCGAATGCATTCCAGACTCGCCCAAAGATAGGTCAGCAGACCGATGAATACCCGAACCCTGAACCTTCACGATGAACGAGACGCCGATGTGTTTCGCGCCCTTGCGTCCGACGTGCGGGTCCGGATCCTCGACCTCCTCGGCCGCGAACCGATGAATATCAACGCGCTGGGCCAGGCGCTGGGCCTTTCCGCCCCGACCGTGACACACCACATCCACTCACTGGAGCAGGCTGACCTCGTGGTGACGGAATACGCCCAGGGCACCCAAGGCACACAGAAGATTTGCAACGCCCGTTACGGCAGCCTGGTGGTTTCCCTCGAAGAAGCGCTGCCTCCCAAGGAACAGGTCGAACAGATTGAGCTCCCGGTCGGCCTTTACACGAATGTCCAGCCCCAGGGCACGTGCGGACTGGCCAATTTGGAGCGAATCATCGGGTTCTACGACGACCCACAGTCTTTCCTCCTGCCGGACCGCCCCAGCGCGCACATCCTGTGGATGGCGGAAGG
Protein-coding regions in this window:
- a CDS encoding alpha-L-arabinofuranosidase C-terminal domain-containing protein, translated to MNFLHALSSLVGAGLLGATFSATAAPRPASTGPTASLTVNVDKPGHQVSPSLWGIFFEEINHAGDGGLYAELVSNGSFEESDTIEPWSVVKTGDAVGTATVVSRPEATTFNKHALQIKVDSLSSGSFGIINEGYWGMDVRAGASYSLSLAAKAQADFTGTITARLEAPDGAVLATGQIQPAGGGWARYGTTLAASAASPKARLVLSVNSTGTVLLDNVSLFPKDTFKQRANGMRPDLAGKLADLKPSFMRFPGGCWVEGDTMATSQRWKQTIGDVADRRTQYNLWQYQSGNGLGFHEYLQLCEDLGASALFVINVGMSHHGVVPMEQMGEYVQDALDAIEYANGPATSTWGARRAAAGHPAPFNLKYMEIGNENGGPSYNERYALFYDAITAKYPQVRLIADLWGGLPTSRPVQIVDEHYYSAPGFFIANANKYDTYDRKGPKIYVGEYAVTEGNGQGSLAGALGEAAFMTGMERNSDIVEMASYAPLFANVNYKKWNPDLINFDSSRAYGTPSYYVQKLFQDYKGDAVLPLTLENGAQSTGAPRTGAVGVGTWRTQAEFKDIRVSRNGKSLFAWDAGKGTDGWKPARGEWSIQDGAYRQMDLGTERRSVIGDPNWSDYTLTLKARKISGNEGFLILVRAKDAANWIQVNLGGWDNREHAIQVNVDGAQIEAGKRVPGTIETGRWYDIRVEVTGSNVRCFVDNKPAISAALPRMNSLFAVAGIKGDRKDIVLKVVNTSGSASVTRVDLKGISHVGPSAEAVTLTGKPADENTLENPTNVAPTRRSISLKSPSFVYTFPAHSVTVLKIGSRA